Part of the Aquimarina sp. TRL1 genome, GTACTTCATAAAATTCTAAAAATTATATACTGAAATAAAAATTGATATAGTTTTTTGTTAATTACTATAGTTATTCTTTAAACCTTTCCCATTTAATAAGCATAAATTTATCTCCTAATTCCGTAACGATAACCCCAGCTCCTTTTACATTATCCGTATTCATAAAATATCTGGAAAGCTCATCACTACTCAAAATTTTATAGGTTGGGTGATAGTTTGTACTTTGTGGACGCTTCACATTATACTTTTTTACCCAATTCATAATACTAACATGAGAAATCCCTAAAATACGTTCTATTTCTCTATAGGTTAACCCTTCCAAATGTAATTGTAAAGCTTTATTAACATAGTAATCATCAATCTTTTTCCCCAACTTATTTACGGTAAAATAGTAGTTGCATTTTTTACACTTATATCGCTGTCTATTGGCTATAACACCACTTTTTATGTACTCTCTGGCATTACAATTTGGGCATGAATTAATGGACATATATATTAATTTTGCATAAATATACTAATTTAGCAATAATAAATATTCATAATTTAACCTTAATAACTAACGAATACACAATAACAACCATAAAAAACAGTATAATTCACAGTATTAAATGTATTTTTATACAAAATCAAAACTCTACATTATACTTAAGTTACCATGGCAGATGAATGGATAGATGTACTAGATCAAAAAGGAAATCCGACTCACAAAAAGATTCTTAAATCCGAAGCACACAAGTTGGGGGTATTTCATCAAAGCGTCCATCTATGGTTGTATACTTCTACAGGAAATCTTTTACTGCAAAAAAGAGCTCCAGCAAAAGATACATACCCTGGTCTATGGGACGTTTCTGTTGCAGGACATATTTCTTATCAGGAAGCTCCAATGAAGGCAGCTCTGAGAGAATCTAGAGAAGAGTTAGGGATTATGCTTCAAGAAAGTAATTTATCTTTTATAGGGACTTTTAAATCCATGATGTCACCTAGTGATAATATAATCGACAATGAATTTCATCGTATTTATATTTCCGAATTTTTAGGAAAAATTTCTGAGTTACAACTTCAAAAAGAGGAAGTATCCCAGGTAAAATTAATTCCTATAAAAACTTTATATGCACATGTAATGAGTGAACATATCTCAAAAGAATATGTGCCACATGGAACTACTTATTATAATTTTATCTTAAAAGAAATTACAAATAAGTTAAAGTAATACTTCGATCATATTTAACTATTACTTTTAGCTTTTTTAACAACAAAACTATAGTATTTTTGTATTACAAAATTTAAAACAATAAATAAAAACTATGAACAATATTCATTTACAGACATCAGAAAAATTGAATGTCCTATTAGCTGACTATCATTTATACTATCAGAAGTTAAGAAACTTTCACTGGAACGTTACCGGTTCTAATTTTTTTGAACTACATCTAAAATTTGAAGAACTTTATGAAGATGCTAAACTAAAAATTGACGAAATTGCAGAACGAATTTTAACATTAAGGGTTATAAAGCCTATTAGTAATTTCAGTGACTACTTAGCCGCTTCTAATATCAAAGAATCGGATTCTGATTTAAAAGATGTAGAGATGGTATCTACGATTCTGAGAGATCAGGATATTCTTATTAAACAATTGAGAATAGTTGCCAAAAGTGCTGAAGAAGCTGAGGATGACGGAACCTTGGATTTTGTAGGAACTTATATTGGTGAATTAGAAAAAACCAGCTGGATGCTTAATGCATGGAATCAACAAAATTAAACATTTCAATACTTGCTCTTTTTATTAGTCTTATCACCTTAGTGGGATGTACTAAAAACCGAGTTATTCAGAAAATAAAAAAACTACCAGGTATTTCTAAGGAAATATCTGGTATCACTTTATTCCCTTCGCAGGAATATCTCTATACAATTAATGACTCAGGTAATGACAACACTGTAATCATATTTACTTCTGAAGGGGATTTTATTGATGAATTCGTAATTCCTGGTACGACAAATATCGATTGGGAAGATATTAGTTATGATCATTATAACAATTTATATATAGGGGATTTTGGTAATAACGATAATGACAGAAAAGACCTGGTTATTTACAAAGTATCAGACCCTCTGAAAGGAAAAAGTACTGTTTCTGAAATAAAATTCTCTCTGGAAGATCAATTAAAGTTCCCTCCTAAAAAGAAAAACAGAAATTTTGATATAGAAGCATGTATTTACCTTGACGGAAACCTCTACCTATTTACGAAAAACAGATCTTCTCACTTTGATGGAACTACGAAACTCTATACTGTTCCAGCAATCCCCGGAACTCATACTGCTCAATTAGTTGCTACATTTAAAACCTGTGAGTATAGCAATCGTTGTTTTATTACGGCTGCTGCCGTCAATCATGCTCAGAACAAAATCGTATTGTTAACGTATGATATGATTTTTGTGTTAACGGATTTTAAACTCCCCAACGTATTTAATGGTTCAATACAAACAAAAGAGCTTAATCATTTTTCTCAAAAGGAAGGAGTTACTTTTTTAAACGATACTACCTTGCTTGTTACAGATGAAAAAAATGGAAAAAACACCGGCTTTCTTTATAAAGTAGAACTATAAATATCTACAAGTATAAAGACTTGTCACCACCTTCCCCTTCTCAAACACACATTAAAAAGCTACAAATCAACAATATAAGTTATTAACAATAAGTAAAAACTGTTCATTTCTTCTCTATTCCTTATATCAAAGCGTTAACGCTTCATTTAATTGTAGTAAAAAACCTACTTATAAACATTATTTCAACGACAAAAAACTACATATGTAGGATAAAAATTACAAAAACTCGTTTTTTTTTAGTAAATTAGAGAAGCTTACCCGCTTAAGCTCCAAACAACAACATACTAACCCCAAAACCATAAACCTATGAAAATAAACTACATACCCCTATTCGTTTTTTTATGCTGTTTTTCTGCTGTTATTTTTTCTCAACAGAAAGCTTCTGTATTGCCTGTCATCATATCAGAAAACATGATATTGACCAAAAATACAATGTATACTTTTGAAAATAATATTACTATAATTAATAATGCAATCCTGACAATAGAAGAGGGTGTCACTTTTAAAAACCCTAAAAAAGCGTCTATTACTTTTTTTGTAGAAGGAGGCTCTAAAGTTGTTGCTTCTGGTTCTTATCAAAATCCTATTTCTGTAATAACAGATAAAAATACGGACCGGTCGACGATTACAGTTACTTCTATATCAGGAAAAGATATGAATGGATCAGCCCCTTTTTCATCCTATTCATACAATAAGATAGAAAATCCTACGATTTTGATCAATACAAATACAGCGCCGGAAAGAATTGCATCTAGCGTTTCTGGCGATTTTTGAAATGTAACGTGTTGTTTTTAGAATTAGCCCCTAAATCTGTAATGTTACGAAGTTCCTAATACGATACTAAATCCTCATACCTGTATTAGGAACTTTTTTATGTTTATATTTTAAGACCGAATCCAAAAGAAAATCGCAATCCTTCTGCTCCATTAAACAAATTCACAGTACCACTTAACATATCTAAACTACTGATCCAGAAACCTCCTCCATAATCATTGTGCCATTTATCGGAATAGTCGCTATCATCCACCCAAACTCTCCCCACATCAACTCCTGCAAAAATTCCAAATTGTAAGGGAGCAACTCTTGTTTTGAATTGATTAAAGCTATACCTGAGGTCCATTGTAGTTGCTAAAGAACGTTGTCCTGAAAATCGTTGATTTCTATACCCTCTCATTCCGGTAGTTTGTCCCAGTTGAGCAGATTGATAGAACTCATAATCTTTTCCCAGATTTACTTGTCCCTGCGCTATTGTTTTTAAAACCAATTTTCTATTTCTACTTATTGCATTATAAAATCCCAGATAAGGTTTTATATACACAAAACCTTTATTCCAATCATCTACATGAGCAGTCCCTCCTACATTGATTTCAAACTTCATTCCATTAGTTGGATTTACTACAACATCATAGCTTTCATATTTATAAATCCCATCGGCACTTAAAAAGTATTTCCTATCATAGAACTCAGGATCTATTGCTTCAAAAACAGGATTCCCTATAAATCTGTTTTCTATTTTATCAACTTCAATACCTTCAAAAATAGCTTTATAAGAGAAATACCCTCCATATTCTCCTGTCTTTACTGCCCCGGCTTCTACCCCCAGCTTACTTATTTTAACCCTATTAAAATCCATTTCGAGTACTTCATCATTGTTGATGGTTTCATTCCCCATCCCGAAAAAGTTTTTGCTAAAATTAGGACTGGTAAAAAAACCTCCTATTAGTAAATTGTATTTCCCTAACACTCCGGCAAATTGTCCCTCATAGGAAATATCAAATCCATTCGTAGCAAAGTAATAACCTGCTTTTACTGTATGTTTGGTTGTAAAAGGATTCCTGTTAAACCCTTTTACCTGAAAACTATTCGCAAAACCAATATTAATCCCATCATCTGGGTTATATCCTACCCCTGGGGTCAATGTATTTATTTTTGCTATCTCCTTGTTCTTATCGAATGAATTCACTTCATAATCATCTGTAAAACGGATGGTCGCTCCTCCCTTCTTTTCCAGTGTATTTTTTTTCGTTTTATGATCATATACTGTAAGTCTTTTTCCGTTTTCGATCCTGTATTTATCATTATTTTGTCCTCCTATAATTCGTATATAAATCAGGTTGTTCCCTTTCCCATGAACATGAAATACATCTTCATCATCTAACCCATAAATCCAGATCTCTTTCGTATCTTTCTTCCTATAGATTCGCTGACTTACTAAATCGCTTTTTTCTCCATTCTTAATTCTATAAACTCCAATCTTCGTCTCTCCGTTTTTTCTTCGTTCAATATCTATAAAATCATCTTTATCTGTTCCGGTAATAATTTCTAACGTGGATAAATAATCATAATACTGATCTGCAATGGTATGTAAGATCTTCTTTCTTCCTTTTAATTTTCTTTTTATATCC contains:
- a CDS encoding helix-turn-helix domain-containing protein; translation: MSINSCPNCNAREYIKSGVIANRQRYKCKKCNYYFTVNKLGKKIDDYYVNKALQLHLEGLTYREIERILGISHVSIMNWVKKYNVKRPQSTNYHPTYKILSSDELSRYFMNTDNVKGAGVIVTELGDKFMLIKWERFKE
- a CDS encoding NUDIX domain-containing protein; this translates as MADEWIDVLDQKGNPTHKKILKSEAHKLGVFHQSVHLWLYTSTGNLLLQKRAPAKDTYPGLWDVSVAGHISYQEAPMKAALRESREELGIMLQESNLSFIGTFKSMMSPSDNIIDNEFHRIYISEFLGKISELQLQKEEVSQVKLIPIKTLYAHVMSEHISKEYVPHGTTYYNFILKEITNKLK
- a CDS encoding Dps family protein, which codes for MNNIHLQTSEKLNVLLADYHLYYQKLRNFHWNVTGSNFFELHLKFEELYEDAKLKIDEIAERILTLRVIKPISNFSDYLAASNIKESDSDLKDVEMVSTILRDQDILIKQLRIVAKSAEEAEDDGTLDFVGTYIGELEKTSWMLNAWNQQN
- a CDS encoding SdiA-regulated domain-containing protein encodes the protein MESTKLNISILALFISLITLVGCTKNRVIQKIKKLPGISKEISGITLFPSQEYLYTINDSGNDNTVIIFTSEGDFIDEFVIPGTTNIDWEDISYDHYNNLYIGDFGNNDNDRKDLVIYKVSDPLKGKSTVSEIKFSLEDQLKFPPKKKNRNFDIEACIYLDGNLYLFTKNRSSHFDGTTKLYTVPAIPGTHTAQLVATFKTCEYSNRCFITAAAVNHAQNKIVLLTYDMIFVLTDFKLPNVFNGSIQTKELNHFSQKEGVTFLNDTTLLVTDEKNGKNTGFLYKVEL